The proteins below are encoded in one region of Rana temporaria chromosome 2, aRanTem1.1, whole genome shotgun sequence:
- the LOC120927963 gene encoding beta-1,3-galactosyltransferase 5-like, with translation MPWKKVFFVALLFFPCLGMFWYFITNYQTDMCFFCFHISEKRFSIKTDYKRKHFMTVPESNCNQNPPFLVLLVTTTYGQIEARMAIRKTWGKEQLIQGKRVVTFFLLGTSPSKLDSLSEELNTYKDIIQKDFVDTYYNLTIKTLMGLDWIVNHCPQTHYVMKTDTDMFVNTYYLVKLLLHKNMTSNLFTGELLPDNGPVRNIFHKWYISKKEYDGEKFPPFCAGPGYVLSVDVAQRILNISSSIPFFKLEDVYIGMCLEKLKISFQELHTKPIFFSTKPSFSVCAYRNLVTSHQIKPQEIVLYWEALHNAQDEQC, from the coding sequence atgccTTGGAAGAAGGTGTTTTTTGTGGCACTCCTGTTTTTTCCTTGTTTGGGTATGTTTTGGTACTTCATCACAAACTATCAGACTGACATGTGCTTTTTTTGCTTCCATATATCAGAAAAACGTTTTTCAATTAAAACTGACTATAAAAGGAAACACTTCATGACGGTGCCTGAATCAAACTGCAATCAAAACCCTCCATTTCTGGTGCTCCTGGTGACTACAACATACGGCCAGATAGAGGCGCGAATGGCAATCCGCAAAACGTGGGGGAAAGAGCAACTCATCCAGGGAAAGCGAGTGGTGACCTTCTTTCTTCTTGGCACAAGCCCCAGTAAACTCGACAGTTTATCCGAAGAGTTGAACACCTACAAAGACATCATTCAAAAAGATTTTGTAGACACGTATTACAACTTGACCATAAAAACTTTAATGGGTTTAGACTGGATTGTGAATCATTGCCCTCAGACCCACTACGTCATGAAAACAGATACAGACATGTTTGTCAATACGTATTACCTTGTTAAACTTCTCCTGCATAAAAATATGACTTCAAATCTTTTCACAGGGGAACTATTGCCAGACAACGGCCCTGTACGTAATATCTTTCACAAGTGGTACATAAGTAAAAAGGAATATGATGGTGAGAAATTCCCCCCCTTTTGTGCAGGTCCAGGCTACGTGCTCTCCGTAGATGTTGCCCAAAGGATTTTAAACATCTCATCCTCTATACCATTTTTTAAACTTGAGGATGTGTACATAGGAATGTGTCTGGAGAAGTTAAAGATCTCATTTCAGGAGTTACACACTAAGcctatatttttttctactaagCCATCATTCTCTGTGTGCGCTTATCGGAACCTTGTGACATCTCATCAAATCAAGCCACAGGAAATAGTCCTTTACTGGGAGGCCTTACACAATGCACAAGATGAACAATGCTGA